In a genomic window of Myxococcota bacterium:
- a CDS encoding class I SAM-dependent methyltransferase, with translation MAYTFGDSDPAERRLALVARVFAPASEPFLTEVGRRGGRCAIDLGCGPGHTTPLVQRTLGCAETIGLDASPRYVAAARERAPEARFVAHHVLETPYPGAPADTIYARFLVSHLEDAEQAIGCFASQLAPGGRLLLDEVETIETEEPAFRDYLGHVAALLDAEGQQLYVGPRLAERFADEPRACHNALRRLPVDPVDAGGMFALNWETLRANPVIVSRTTAPEREALAHALSAHSEGRGAPAEITWGLRQVALEAR, from the coding sequence ATGGCCTACACCTTCGGCGACTCCGACCCGGCCGAGCGCCGGCTCGCCCTCGTAGCGCGCGTCTTCGCACCCGCGTCCGAACCCTTCCTCACCGAAGTCGGTCGTCGCGGCGGGCGCTGCGCGATCGACCTCGGCTGCGGCCCCGGCCACACCACGCCGCTGGTGCAGCGCACCCTCGGTTGCGCCGAGACGATCGGCCTCGACGCGTCGCCGCGCTATGTCGCGGCGGCCCGGGAGCGCGCACCCGAAGCACGCTTCGTGGCTCACCACGTACTGGAGACGCCGTACCCGGGCGCGCCCGCCGACACGATCTACGCGCGCTTCCTGGTGTCCCATCTCGAGGACGCCGAGCAGGCGATCGGTTGCTTTGCGTCCCAACTCGCACCCGGTGGTCGACTGCTCCTCGACGAGGTCGAGACGATCGAAACCGAGGAGCCGGCGTTTCGCGACTACCTCGGTCACGTGGCGGCGCTGCTCGACGCCGAGGGCCAGCAACTCTACGTGGGCCCGCGTCTCGCCGAACGGTTCGCCGACGAACCGCGCGCCTGTCACAACGCACTCCGCCGGCTCCCGGTCGATCCGGTCGACGCCGGCGGCATGTTCGCCCTGAACTGGGAGACGCTGCGTGCGAACCCGGTGATCGTGTCCCGCACGACCGCCCCCGAGCGCGAGGCACTGGCCCACGCTCTCAGCGCGCACAGCGAGGGACGCGGCGCGCCCGCCGAGATCACCTGGGGCCTGCGCCAGGTGGCTCTCGAGGCGCGCTGA
- a CDS encoding SDR family NAD(P)-dependent oxidoreductase, with the protein MRDWLADVFDGRPTWMNVLMVFCAYMTFVYVPWDFFVKPAAVDEEVWFGVMFTGWAAKLTTLAHWAIYAAGFYGFLRMRAWMFPWAAVYAGSVAIGMLVWPWAYRGSFLLGAVSFLPFAWLTRELWRAEPLFGAQRDSLRERYGEWALVTGASAGIGAAFARALAREGLSVVLTARRKDRLEALASELEKSFQVQTRVVEENLANAEGAERLARAVSDLPIGVLVNNAGFGGRGRFDSLQAERLRDMVMVNCLAPLLLTRRILPRMQQEGRGAVIFTGSVSGRQPLPLHAAYAATKAFDQLLGEALYVEGRAHGVDVLVVEPGSTETEFQEVAREIAHEGEAPETVVATALDALGQQPSVVSGWYNWLRANAAQRLAPRGLAAHWAHAIMRRETQEELR; encoded by the coding sequence ATGCGTGATTGGCTCGCCGACGTCTTCGACGGGCGCCCCACCTGGATGAACGTGCTGATGGTCTTCTGCGCGTACATGACCTTCGTGTACGTGCCCTGGGACTTCTTCGTGAAGCCCGCAGCCGTCGACGAGGAAGTCTGGTTCGGCGTGATGTTCACCGGCTGGGCCGCCAAGCTCACGACGCTGGCGCACTGGGCCATCTACGCCGCCGGCTTCTACGGCTTCCTCCGCATGCGCGCGTGGATGTTCCCCTGGGCCGCGGTGTACGCGGGGAGCGTGGCGATCGGCATGCTCGTCTGGCCCTGGGCCTACCGCGGCAGTTTCCTGCTCGGGGCGGTTTCGTTCCTGCCCTTTGCCTGGCTCACGCGCGAGCTGTGGCGGGCCGAGCCCCTGTTCGGGGCGCAGCGCGACAGCCTGCGCGAGCGCTACGGCGAGTGGGCGTTGGTGACGGGCGCCTCCGCCGGGATCGGGGCCGCGTTCGCACGTGCGCTCGCACGCGAAGGCCTGTCGGTGGTGCTGACGGCGCGACGCAAGGATCGGCTCGAAGCGCTGGCGAGCGAACTCGAGAAGAGCTTCCAGGTGCAGACCCGCGTGGTCGAGGAGAACCTCGCCAACGCCGAAGGTGCCGAACGGCTCGCCCGCGCTGTGTCGGACCTGCCGATCGGGGTGCTCGTCAACAACGCCGGCTTCGGTGGGCGCGGCCGCTTCGATTCGCTGCAGGCCGAGCGCCTGCGCGACATGGTGATGGTGAACTGTCTGGCGCCGCTCCTGCTCACGCGGCGGATCCTGCCGCGCATGCAGCAGGAAGGGCGCGGCGCCGTGATCTTCACCGGCTCGGTGTCCGGGCGGCAGCCCCTGCCCCTGCACGCGGCCTACGCCGCCACGAAGGCTTTCGATCAGCTGCTCGGCGAGGCGCTCTACGTCGAGGGCCGCGCCCACGGCGTCGACGTGCTGGTGGTCGAGCCGGGTTCGACGGAGACCGAGTTCCAGGAGGTGGCGCGCGAGATCGCCCACGAGGGGGAGGCCCCCGAGACGGTCGTCGCGACGGCTCTCGATGCGCTGGGCCAGCAGCCTTCGGTGGTGTCGGGCTGGTACAACTGGCTGCGCGCCAACGCCGCCCAGCGCTTGGCGCCGCGGGGCTTGGCGGCGCACTGGGCCCACGCGATCATGCGGCGCGAAACCCAAGAGGAGCTCCGCTAG
- a CDS encoding AAA family ATPase: MTLASTLHELVVLVGSYHPLIVIETSEEDRARRLAMAASHRLAISLFEWSISRGLHFASDHTRGGNPIATTQTPEGVLQHLLAMDRDGMFWLKDFSTHLETPLVARLLREVCQAFEQRGSAVLLTGTNVTLTPELEHHAVHLPLALPTERELESAIDGALDSLAERPKVEVALDPKDRAALLEAVRGLTLNQARQAVTYVALQDNKLAADDVATVVDRKARWIQDDGILEYYPAGDNAFEIGGFERLKEWLERAREGYSERARALNLAPPKGLLLAGVQGCGKSLAAKAIARAWQQPLLKLDAGRLYDKYIGETEKNLRRALQLAEGLAPAVLWIDEIEKAFGSSSSGDDANDGGLSRRVQGHLLTWLQEKSAPVFVVATANDVFALPPELMRRGRFDEVFFVDLPKSPERRSIFEIHLRLREQDPQGHQLDDLVLASDGMSGAEIEQAVIAALYRSLHERQPLTDAHLLRELDGTVPLAVSRREDIDRLRSLAAERFVPVGR, translated from the coding sequence GTGACCCTGGCGAGCACCCTGCATGAGCTCGTGGTGCTGGTGGGTTCGTACCATCCGCTGATCGTGATCGAGACCTCCGAGGAGGATCGGGCGCGGCGGCTGGCGATGGCGGCGTCGCACCGGTTGGCGATCTCGCTCTTCGAGTGGTCGATCTCGCGTGGCCTTCACTTTGCGAGCGACCACACGCGGGGCGGCAACCCGATCGCGACGACACAGACACCCGAGGGTGTACTTCAACACCTCCTCGCGATGGACCGCGACGGGATGTTCTGGCTGAAGGACTTCTCGACCCATCTCGAGACGCCGCTGGTCGCGCGCCTCTTGCGCGAGGTGTGCCAGGCCTTCGAACAGCGCGGCTCGGCAGTGCTGCTCACCGGTACGAACGTCACGCTGACTCCCGAGCTCGAGCACCACGCGGTGCATCTACCCTTGGCCTTGCCCACCGAGCGTGAACTCGAAAGCGCGATCGACGGCGCGCTCGACTCGCTGGCCGAGCGCCCGAAGGTGGAAGTGGCGCTCGACCCGAAGGATCGGGCGGCGCTGCTGGAAGCGGTGCGCGGCTTGACCCTGAATCAAGCGCGGCAGGCCGTCACTTATGTGGCCCTGCAAGACAACAAGCTCGCGGCCGACGACGTCGCGACGGTCGTCGATCGCAAGGCGCGTTGGATCCAGGACGACGGCATCCTCGAGTACTACCCGGCTGGCGACAACGCATTCGAGATCGGCGGCTTCGAGCGGCTGAAGGAATGGCTCGAGCGGGCGCGCGAGGGCTACAGCGAACGCGCCCGCGCCCTGAATCTCGCTCCGCCGAAGGGCCTGCTGCTGGCCGGTGTCCAGGGTTGCGGGAAGTCGCTCGCCGCGAAGGCGATCGCGCGCGCCTGGCAACAGCCGCTCCTGAAGCTCGATGCGGGTCGGCTCTACGACAAGTACATCGGCGAGACCGAGAAGAATCTGCGGCGCGCGCTGCAGCTGGCCGAAGGGTTGGCGCCCGCTGTGCTCTGGATCGACGAGATCGAGAAGGCCTTCGGGTCGTCGTCCTCGGGAGACGACGCGAACGACGGGGGCCTCAGTCGGCGCGTGCAGGGGCATCTGCTGACCTGGCTCCAGGAGAAGAGCGCCCCGGTCTTCGTGGTGGCGACGGCGAACGACGTGTTCGCGTTGCCACCGGAGCTGATGCGCCGCGGGCGTTTCGACGAGGTGTTCTTCGTCGATCTGCCGAAATCCCCCGAGCGGAGGTCGATCTTCGAGATCCACCTGCGTCTGCGCGAACAGGATCCGCAGGGACACCAGCTGGACGACCTGGTGCTCGCGAGCGACGGCATGAGTGGGGCCGAGATCGAACAGGCTGTCATCGCAGCCCTGTATCGCAGTCTTCACGAGCGCCAGCCGCTCACGGACGCCCACCTGCTGCGGGAGCTCGATGGCACGGTCCCCCTCGCGGTGAGTCGCCGCGAAGACATCGACCGGCTGCGGTCGCTGGCGGCCGAACGCTTCGTCCCGGTCGGTCGCTAG
- a CDS encoding DUF420 domain-containing protein has protein sequence MDPKLVYWTAALVNLAVIVFVGWRAIVAVRAGDIVRHRRGMRIAGGLVVLFLASYIGKVAFLGKEDRSAWTALDYAILYLHECCIAVMLVASSVALYRAWRFQGELGEPPKLPGSPLPGGLQHTRAGKIAAWAGLFAFVTAIGVWGGMGWRAL, from the coding sequence ATGGATCCGAAGCTCGTGTATTGGACGGCCGCCCTGGTCAACCTGGCGGTGATCGTCTTCGTGGGCTGGCGGGCGATCGTGGCTGTGCGCGCGGGCGACATCGTCCGGCACCGCCGCGGTATGCGCATCGCCGGCGGCCTGGTCGTGTTGTTCCTGGCTTCCTACATCGGGAAGGTCGCGTTCCTCGGCAAGGAGGACCGCAGCGCCTGGACCGCACTCGACTACGCGATTCTCTATCTCCACGAGTGCTGCATTGCCGTGATGCTGGTGGCGAGCAGCGTGGCGCTCTACCGGGCCTGGCGCTTCCAAGGCGAGCTCGGCGAGCCTCCGAAGCTGCCCGGATCGCCGCTTCCCGGAGGTCTCCAGCACACGCGCGCCGGCAAGATCGCTGCCTGGGCGGGGCTCTTCGCCTTCGTGACCGCGATCGGTGTCTGGGGCGGCATGGGTTGGCGCGCACTCTGA
- a CDS encoding acyl-CoA dehydrogenase family protein, which yields MSNPQDRLADFDLNDEQRLVRQTVREFAENEILPHVERYEREEKYPLELIEKLPPLGLMGPMIPEEYGGSFSDVMTYGIICEELARVDWVVASVVSVSNSLVGGTILRWGNDALKEKWLPQIASGDCITSACLTEPGGGTDLGNLKSTAKKVDGGYLLNGTKVFISHAAHAGLFFVVASVDLDKKHKGVTAFLVDPRETKGISIGEFPMRTLKRDNLAEVHFEDAFVPDEHLIGTPGGGFPVLGSALDMGRYSVAARCLGQSQRCIDLAVSYADEREAFGQKIGEFQMTQKKIADMIIRTEGARGVVYRLGRMKDAGVERATMESSLAKLMASEAATHNALDAMGIHGGYGVTAEYEIGRLLLEAKALEFGEGTSDLHRKMVAEFALGIRKQ from the coding sequence ATGTCCAACCCCCAGGACCGCCTGGCCGATTTCGACCTCAACGACGAGCAGCGGCTGGTCCGGCAGACCGTCCGCGAGTTCGCGGAGAACGAGATCCTGCCCCACGTCGAGCGCTACGAGCGCGAGGAGAAGTACCCCCTCGAGCTGATCGAGAAGCTCCCCCCGCTCGGCCTGATGGGCCCGATGATCCCCGAGGAGTACGGCGGATCGTTCTCCGACGTCATGACCTACGGGATCATCTGCGAGGAGCTGGCGCGCGTCGACTGGGTGGTCGCCTCGGTGGTCTCGGTCAGCAACTCGCTGGTCGGCGGCACGATCCTGCGCTGGGGCAACGACGCCCTCAAGGAGAAGTGGCTGCCCCAGATCGCGTCGGGCGACTGCATCACCTCGGCCTGCCTGACCGAGCCGGGCGGCGGTACCGACCTCGGCAACCTGAAGTCGACCGCCAAGAAGGTCGACGGTGGCTACCTGTTGAACGGCACGAAGGTCTTCATCAGCCACGCCGCCCACGCGGGGCTCTTCTTCGTGGTCGCGTCCGTCGATCTCGACAAGAAGCACAAGGGCGTGACCGCCTTCCTGGTCGATCCGCGTGAGACGAAGGGGATCTCGATCGGCGAGTTCCCGATGCGCACGCTCAAGCGCGACAACCTCGCCGAGGTCCACTTCGAAGACGCCTTCGTGCCCGACGAGCACCTGATCGGTACGCCGGGCGGCGGCTTCCCGGTGCTCGGGTCGGCCCTCGACATGGGGCGCTACTCGGTGGCGGCGCGCTGTCTCGGCCAGTCCCAGCGCTGCATCGATCTCGCTGTGTCCTACGCCGACGAGCGCGAGGCCTTCGGCCAGAAGATCGGCGAGTTCCAGATGACCCAGAAGAAGATCGCCGACATGATCATCCGCACCGAGGGGGCGCGCGGCGTCGTCTACCGGCTCGGACGCATGAAGGACGCCGGCGTCGAGCGCGCCACGATGGAGTCGTCGCTCGCGAAGCTGATGGCCAGCGAGGCCGCGACGCACAATGCGCTCGACGCGATGGGCATCCACGGCGGCTACGGCGTTACGGCCGAGTACGAGATCGGGCGCCTGCTGCTCGAGGCCAAGGCCCTCGAGTTCGGCGAAGGCACCAGCGACCTGCACCGCAAGATGGTCGCCGAGTTCGCGCTGGGGATCCGCAAGCAATGA
- the tgt gene encoding tRNA guanosine(34) transglycosylase Tgt, with the protein MPPAPAQPFTFALEGRSGDARAGAFSTPHGAFRTPAFMPVGTHGAVKAMAPDQVAETGAEIILANTYHLSLRPGEALVEKFGGLHAFMRWDGPMLTDSGGFQVFSLPKSEISDRGVRFRHEVDGSHVELTPERAVEIQHALGADILMAFDECTPYPADEKLARTGVRRTLAWLERCAKAHAGTRNQALFPIVQGSTYKHLRESCAQSVVAMDLPGVAIGGVSVGEGHDLLVEVTRWTVPFLPEDKPRYLMGVGLPEDLLAAIGLGIDMFDCVIPTRFARSATVFTRRGRIRLTHRRYRHDAYPIDPTCDCATCAGGFTRAYLHHLYAANEILSAMLASVHNVRFYQRLVGDARRAILEGAYDDFRADFLGEYAAANAQEARKPAAGKRRRPAR; encoded by the coding sequence ATGCCCCCGGCCCCTGCCCAGCCCTTCACCTTCGCCCTCGAGGGTCGCTCGGGCGACGCCCGTGCGGGTGCGTTCTCGACGCCCCACGGTGCCTTCCGCACACCGGCCTTCATGCCCGTCGGCACCCACGGAGCGGTGAAGGCGATGGCGCCCGATCAGGTGGCCGAAACGGGCGCCGAGATCATCCTCGCCAACACCTATCACCTGTCGCTGCGCCCGGGCGAAGCGCTCGTCGAGAAGTTCGGCGGGCTCCACGCGTTCATGCGCTGGGACGGGCCGATGCTCACCGACAGCGGGGGCTTCCAGGTGTTCTCCCTGCCGAAGTCGGAGATCAGCGACCGGGGCGTGCGTTTTCGCCACGAGGTCGACGGCTCCCACGTCGAGTTGACTCCCGAGCGCGCCGTCGAGATCCAGCATGCGCTGGGGGCCGACATCCTGATGGCCTTCGACGAGTGCACGCCGTACCCGGCCGACGAGAAGCTCGCGCGCACCGGCGTGCGCCGCACCCTGGCCTGGCTCGAACGCTGCGCGAAGGCCCACGCCGGCACGCGCAATCAGGCGCTCTTCCCGATCGTGCAGGGCAGCACCTACAAGCATCTGCGCGAGAGCTGTGCCCAGTCGGTCGTCGCGATGGACCTGCCCGGTGTCGCGATCGGCGGCGTCTCCGTCGGTGAAGGCCACGACCTGCTCGTCGAGGTCACGCGCTGGACGGTGCCCTTCCTTCCCGAGGACAAGCCGCGCTACCTGATGGGGGTCGGGCTGCCCGAAGACCTGCTCGCCGCGATCGGTTTGGGCATCGACATGTTCGACTGCGTGATCCCCACCCGCTTCGCGCGCAGTGCGACGGTCTTCACGCGACGCGGGCGTATCCGCCTCACCCACCGGCGCTATCGCCACGACGCCTACCCGATCGATCCCACCTGCGACTGCGCCACTTGCGCGGGGGGCTTCACGCGCGCCTATCTCCATCACCTCTACGCCGCGAACGAGATCCTGTCGGCGATGCTGGCCTCGGTCCACAACGTGCGTTTCTACCAGCGGCTGGTCGGCGACGCGCGGCGGGCCATCCTCGAGGGCGCCTACGACGATTTTCGCGCCGATTTTCTCGGGGAGTACGCGGCAGCGAATGCGCAGGAAGCGCGCAAGCCAGCGGCAGGGAAGCGCCGCAGACCCGCGCGCTGA
- a CDS encoding EVE domain-containing protein, which yields MPRRAAQHWLVKSEPFKYSWDDFTKDGSTYWDGVRNAQARNNLRAMAVGDRVLYYHSNEGKEVVGVAKVTKTAYQDPTTDDDRWVVVDLVPVVALKEPVTLADVKADASLAKIPLVTQSRLSVMPIEKPAFERILKLGKTKLPRG from the coding sequence GTGCCGCGCCGCGCCGCCCAACATTGGCTCGTGAAATCCGAGCCCTTCAAGTACAGCTGGGACGACTTCACGAAGGACGGGTCCACCTACTGGGACGGCGTCCGGAACGCCCAGGCCCGCAACAACCTGCGCGCGATGGCCGTCGGCGATCGCGTGCTCTACTACCACAGCAACGAGGGCAAGGAGGTGGTGGGCGTCGCGAAGGTGACGAAGACCGCCTACCAGGATCCCACCACCGATGACGATCGCTGGGTGGTCGTCGACCTCGTTCCCGTCGTCGCGCTGAAGGAGCCGGTCACCCTGGCCGACGTGAAGGCCGACGCGTCGCTGGCGAAGATCCCGCTCGTCACCCAGAGCCGGCTCTCTGTGATGCCGATCGAGAAGCCCGCCTTCGAGCGCATCCTGAAGCTCGGCAAGACCAAGCTGCCGCGTGGCTGA
- a CDS encoding choice-of-anchor tandem repeat NxxGxxAF-containing protein translates to MDRHRNMRSLVAAGLALSLGVAAPAWSQGYDLSAVVITDQPAPGTSGDSLEVFRLHLGGQSINDAGDVVFKARLKSTQAEGIYLNRDGVITQVLVEGDPAPGGGSYALVDSAAIDDAGAIYVRATRTVGTPGIFKVVDGVHTVAVESGIPVPGTGGGTLTFTASEFTVSDSGVIATCTGISGGTVTRGIVRVADNVASPVALVGDPAPGTGGATYTQLFCRTRIGSTGDVVFEADTDSNGITDGIFLDEDGVQRALALDGDPAPGTGGGIYLSPIPGGIPFNMMSPVVNGSGVAAFYTGVTVDPPPPGVLLEGIFVDAGGTDSLVAIVDQVAPDTGGEMYGRVPPPSGINDAGEVFFAARYSTPLDDGIFFASDGVVRPVVLEDRPVPVPGGGTFGEFSTISANDRGDVVFYGLTSSSTTNGGIFKATRRLPAAPGLGPWGAVFAAALLLGAAGLGAWRQGAAVARPGSLYR, encoded by the coding sequence ATGGACCGACACCGCAACATGCGTTCGCTCGTCGCAGCCGGGCTCGCGTTGTCCCTGGGCGTGGCGGCACCCGCCTGGTCCCAGGGCTACGACCTGTCGGCTGTCGTAATCACGGACCAGCCTGCTCCCGGGACGAGTGGCGATTCCCTGGAGGTCTTCCGCCTGCATCTCGGGGGACAGAGCATCAACGATGCAGGCGACGTGGTCTTCAAGGCGAGACTGAAGAGTACACAGGCCGAAGGCATCTACCTGAACCGCGATGGTGTGATCACCCAGGTGCTGGTCGAGGGGGATCCGGCGCCGGGGGGAGGCAGCTATGCGCTCGTCGATAGCGCGGCGATCGACGATGCGGGTGCCATCTACGTCCGGGCGACGCGCACCGTGGGGACGCCGGGCATCTTCAAGGTCGTGGATGGCGTCCACACCGTGGCGGTGGAGAGCGGAATCCCCGTCCCGGGAACCGGTGGCGGAACGCTGACCTTCACGGCTAGCGAGTTCACGGTCAGCGATTCGGGCGTCATCGCGACGTGTACGGGGATCTCCGGCGGAACCGTGACCCGCGGCATCGTTCGTGTGGCGGACAACGTCGCGAGCCCCGTGGCGCTCGTTGGGGACCCGGCGCCCGGGACCGGGGGCGCAACCTACACCCAGCTGTTTTGTCGCACGAGGATCGGATCCACCGGAGACGTCGTTTTCGAGGCGGACACGGACAGCAACGGGATCACCGACGGAATCTTCCTCGACGAGGACGGGGTCCAACGCGCGCTGGCGCTCGACGGAGATCCCGCCCCCGGTACGGGCGGTGGGATCTACCTGAGCCCGATCCCGGGCGGCATTCCCTTCAACATGATGTCCCCGGTCGTGAACGGCAGCGGTGTCGCGGCCTTCTACACCGGGGTCACCGTCGACCCGCCGCCGCCGGGGGTGCTGCTCGAGGGCATCTTCGTGGACGCGGGTGGCACCGACTCGCTCGTGGCGATCGTGGATCAGGTCGCTCCCGATACCGGGGGTGAGATGTACGGGCGCGTGCCGCCCCCCTCCGGGATCAACGATGCCGGCGAGGTCTTCTTCGCCGCGCGCTACTCGACGCCTCTCGACGATGGCATCTTCTTCGCGTCGGACGGGGTCGTGCGCCCCGTGGTCCTCGAGGATCGTCCGGTCCCGGTGCCCGGTGGCGGCACGTTCGGCGAGTTCTCCACGATCTCCGCGAACGACCGGGGAGACGTGGTGTTCTACGGGCTGACCTCGAGCTCCACGACGAACGGCGGCATCTTCAAAGCCACACGGCGTCTGCCCGCGGCCCCGGGACTCGGTCCCTGGGGTGCGGTCTTCGCCGCAGCGCTCTTGCTGGGCGCGGCGGGGCTCGGTGCCTGGCGACAGGGCGCAGCGGTGGCGCGCCCGGGGTCGCTCTACCGGTAG
- a CDS encoding VOC family protein, with translation MSERPFRVLGLQQIAVGGLDKHALRRTWIDLLGLTLEGDFQSEKENVDEDIAVAGSGPLRVEVDLMQPLDPEKKPKVHEPALNHVGLWVDDLAAAVKWLEEQGMRFTPGGIRKGAAGHDVCFIHPKGNADSPASGEGVLIELVQAPPDVIAAFGQAASL, from the coding sequence ATGTCCGAACGTCCCTTCCGTGTCCTGGGCCTGCAGCAGATCGCCGTCGGCGGTCTCGACAAGCACGCGCTGCGCCGCACCTGGATCGATCTCCTGGGCCTCACCCTCGAGGGCGACTTCCAGAGCGAGAAGGAGAACGTCGACGAGGACATCGCCGTGGCCGGCTCGGGCCCGCTGAGGGTGGAGGTCGACCTGATGCAGCCCCTCGATCCGGAGAAGAAGCCGAAGGTGCACGAGCCCGCCCTGAACCACGTCGGTCTCTGGGTCGACGACCTCGCGGCCGCGGTGAAGTGGCTCGAGGAGCAGGGCATGCGTTTCACGCCGGGCGGCATCCGCAAGGGCGCCGCTGGCCACGACGTCTGCTTCATCCATCCGAAGGGGAACGCGGACAGTCCGGCGAGCGGCGAAGGCGTGCTCATCGAGCTCGTGCAGGCGCCGCCGGACGTGATCGCGGCGTTCGGGCAGGCCGCTTCGCTGTGA
- a CDS encoding ribonuclease H, with amino-acid sequence MPNDLLTPQEVLRRYSAGPKDGVFTDGSCEGNPGPGGWGVVWVENDEVREEHSGRDVDTTNNRMELAALIAAYEMVPEDEAVTIYSDSQLCVKTVNEWAAGWEKRGWRRKSGPIANLELVQRLYALSKTRPRVTLTWIRAHDGSKWNEYADALANGYMRGED; translated from the coding sequence GTGCCCAACGATCTCCTGACGCCGCAAGAAGTCCTCCGTCGCTACAGCGCCGGCCCCAAGGACGGTGTGTTCACCGACGGATCCTGTGAAGGCAACCCCGGCCCAGGTGGCTGGGGCGTGGTGTGGGTCGAGAACGACGAGGTGCGCGAGGAGCACAGCGGTCGCGACGTGGACACGACCAACAATCGCATGGAGCTCGCCGCCCTGATCGCGGCCTACGAGATGGTCCCGGAAGACGAAGCGGTGACCATCTATTCGGACAGCCAGCTCTGCGTGAAGACGGTCAACGAGTGGGCCGCCGGCTGGGAGAAGCGGGGCTGGCGCCGCAAGAGCGGCCCGATCGCGAATCTCGAGCTGGTGCAGCGCCTCTACGCGCTTTCGAAGACACGTCCGCGGGTCACGCTCACCTGGATCCGCGCCCACGACGGATCGAAGTGGAACGAGTACGCCGACGCCCTCGCAAACGGCTATATGCGCGGCGAGGACTGA
- a CDS encoding nitroreductase family protein, which yields MAERETGGLDIEAIGEDVPLLEGMRTARAIRRLDTKPVPHALIRKVCEAGTFAPSGGNRQPWNFIAVTEPERRAWVAERYRPVFHEYIGPALERAKDPDFPDAKRRNAKAALHLADHLHESPVLLFVAGWKRRGEPQLQALFPCIQNVLLACRAVGLGASLTTLHLSFRAELDAYLGLPEDRPTCAMLPIGWPLGKFGRPPRRSVDECLSWERFEA from the coding sequence GTGGCTGAACGCGAGACCGGAGGCCTCGACATCGAGGCCATCGGTGAGGACGTGCCGCTCCTCGAGGGCATGCGCACCGCGCGCGCGATCAGACGCCTGGACACGAAGCCGGTCCCGCACGCGCTGATCCGCAAGGTCTGCGAGGCGGGCACCTTCGCGCCGAGCGGCGGCAATCGGCAGCCCTGGAACTTCATCGCCGTCACCGAGCCCGAGCGGCGCGCCTGGGTCGCCGAACGCTACCGCCCGGTCTTTCACGAGTACATCGGGCCGGCGCTGGAGCGCGCCAAGGATCCGGACTTCCCGGACGCGAAGCGACGCAACGCGAAGGCGGCCCTGCACCTCGCCGACCATCTTCACGAGTCGCCGGTGCTGCTCTTCGTCGCGGGCTGGAAGCGGAGGGGCGAACCTCAGCTCCAGGCGCTCTTCCCCTGCATCCAGAACGTGTTGCTCGCGTGCCGCGCGGTGGGTCTGGGCGCGTCACTCACGACGCTCCACCTGTCCTTCCGCGCCGAGCTCGACGCCTACCTCGGGCTGCCCGAAGACCGCCCGACCTGCGCAATGCTGCCGATCGGTTGGCCACTGGGGAAGTTCGGACGCCCGCCGCGCCGCTCGGTGGACGAGTGTCTCTCCTGGGAGCGCTTCGAGGCCTAG
- the pyrE gene encoding orotate phosphoribosyltransferase, with translation MSDARQQLLDLILEVSFRREKVVLASGKESDFYLDLRQTLMRPRGVQLAGELVLDTLSRGPAVDAVGGMAVGAVPLVSAVLAAAAARDTETPLLGFFVRKEKKGHGLGRQIEGGFEPGRPVALVEDTVTTGGSTLQALDLVEAAGGKVARVICLVDRGEGGSEAFASRGVSLEALFTRGDLPV, from the coding sequence ATGAGCGACGCCCGCCAGCAGCTCCTCGATCTGATCCTCGAGGTCTCCTTCCGCCGGGAGAAGGTCGTACTCGCGAGCGGCAAGGAGAGCGACTTCTACCTCGACCTGCGTCAGACCCTGATGCGGCCGCGCGGCGTCCAGCTCGCCGGCGAGCTGGTGCTCGACACCCTGAGTCGCGGTCCCGCCGTCGACGCCGTGGGTGGGATGGCGGTCGGGGCGGTGCCCCTGGTGTCCGCGGTGCTCGCCGCGGCGGCGGCGCGCGACACCGAGACCCCCCTGCTCGGCTTTTTCGTGCGCAAGGAGAAGAAAGGCCACGGCCTGGGACGCCAGATCGAGGGCGGCTTCGAGCCCGGGCGCCCGGTGGCGCTCGTCGAGGATACGGTCACGACGGGCGGCTCCACGCTCCAGGCCCTCGATCTCGTCGAGGCGGCCGGCGGCAAGGTCGCCCGCGTGATCTGCCTGGTGGATCGGGGCGAAGGCGGCAGCGAGGCGTTCGCGTCTCGGGGTGTTTCGCTCGAAGCCCTCTTCACACGGGGCGACCTGCCCGTCTAA